AACTGTTGCATTTTCAGCGAATCTGTCTACCATAccagcaggggcggcgccaggatttttttactccggggcacccacgacaagagACCTCTTGTCAGAAGCGAACAGAAGGCACAGTTTCTTCCGATATTTTTTGAGAAACTGATAGGAAGAGGCCTCGCGCACAACGGCGTTTATTGTGCGCAGAAATATGTATGTCCTATcgttataaaaaaaagtaaacgccAGTAGGCTCTAatagcagacagacagacaacgaactttatcaGATCCTGAATagttactgacaggaccccctaatgcagattttttttttaacctcctggGTAGCCGCCCGCTACAATGGCAGTAGCCACACCGTCATTATCATCGCCGTTAAATCCAATACAAGTTAATTTCAAGCCGATCCAATCCGGCAAAGGCAAACATGGCCGACCGTGCCGAGTCCGCGAAACTACAACAGGACTGCGCGCCACGTAAGGTGCTGCATTTCAGCGACGGCGTGCTCCAGGAAGACAGCTCGGAAGAGTATGAACCACCTCTAACTGCGGCTCCTGTGGTCGACCCGGTAAGAGCACCGCCTCCTTCATAAGCCTTAACACGGGCAAATGGAAGGTGTTCGTGAACGAATGCCAGACAACTTTTAAGCAGCAGGCATGTTGGAGACATTTCCTCTGCGAAGTGCCTGTTCGGAACAGTGGCACCTTGGAACTGTGTTTGCATCGAACATGCGCCCGAAGCGAGTTTCATTGGCTGCCGCTTCGTGCAACCCGGCGACAGCACAGTGTGTGAACACAGGAGAGCAGGACGGACGAGGCTCTACTCGCAACTCCTCTCGACGCCGTCCTTACTTCTTGTGTTCGCACCTGAGACAACGCCATGAATGTCATGCAGGTTTTAGACGATGCACTTTCGATTTCGATGCAGCCCGATCCGGATCTAATTGCTCGGTCGCGACTCGCACATTTGCGCAAGCTTATTTGACTTTATTTGATTTATTGGTCTCCATTTACACACACACTTACTACAACAGAGTGGTAAATGGGGATTTATGAGGGAGAACAGCCGCACAAATGTGGCTTGAGCGAACCTCGCCCCCATTACTGCAGTCATGGTAACGCACAATACACTAAAGCATGTCAGTTATACATTATatagaagaaaataaaacgtttgCACAAGTGATTAAACTACTCAAATAAAGCGGCAATAAAATTAGTGATATGTACTTCATAATATGCAAGAATACATTAAAAAACACACAATTATAACATAGCAATGtggatgcgctgagtgaagcacgaacgagaaacgtaacaaggaacaggactagtggtgcgcatcACTAGTCCTgttccttgttacgtttctcgtttgtgcttcactcagcgcgtCCACATcgctatgccgtaccaactagcccaaattgaagctttgctgaacaCACAATTATAACTTTCATCACACATTCTAGAAAGTGGAACACATTAACGTTTTAAATTCTGTTGATGTTAAATGCTGTAAATTATAGCCTGCTTTATTGTATGAATTCAGTAGTCTTGGGGAAATTCAGTAGCTGCGGATAGAAGCCAAGAAATTTGATCTGGATCGGGCTCGATTGTGATCGAGAGTGACCGTGTAACACCCGTGTAagctagcccaaatttcagttgTGCGATTGGTGCACTGCGAGACCACAGTGGTGTGCGACGGGGGCTTGCAGAGGACGCTGCCGTGGGCGCCATTCCTGCTGCACTGGGCGTTGCAGTTGGGAACGCAGGCGCTGGCAGTGTGCGACTACCTGGGAGAGCACCTGGCCAACTGGTTCGGCATCACGGCGCCCAAGTACCGGTACGAGATCGAGCATGGACAAGTGGACGATGACGAGGAGCTGAAGCAGGAGCCCGGCTGGCAGCGGCCGGCGGAGTTAGTCCAGGTCACGGCCCAGCAGCCGGCCCAGGGTCCGCGCTACTGAGTGTGAACAGCCCTCGTTTACACTGAGCACGCCGCGACTGTCGCACACCAAGCCACCTGCACGCGAAAGCGCACCAACGCACACTTGAAGGCGCACACCGCGATTTACACACTTGTTTTTATGTGGCTTGTCGAGCCTGTGTGGAGTACAGGCAGCACGGTTGTCGCGCACCCCATTCTAAAATGCCAAAGGATCAAAATaaggtagaagttcaggggaagatggaatccCGAAGACATGAAAAACCCTTGGAACGctaggtgttgctggagccaacgcttCAAGTgcatttgtcttcttcaaggctgcaactgcctacTTTAGTGTGTACATTTGAAACATTCGCTCCAGTGACACCCAGTGTTCCAAGGGTTTTTCATGTGTTCAAGGATCAAAAAGCATACATAATTTGTCAAGTGGAAGGGATAGAAAGTATGTaggatgtatttatttatttatttatttatagttaAGGCAAGTTCGCATATTTCAGTGGACCAATGGACCCATATGAATGTCCATGTGGCAGAATATGTAAAAAGCGGGAACGCAATTAACTTGTGGCTTGCTTACACAGAATTCGTACAGCCGGTGTGCTTTTGTAGTGCATTGCATTTGAGAATGCGTTGAACTATGTGTACGTACACTTGCCTGCAAAAATTTAAAGCTGTTTCCATGCTTGAAATAGTGTGTAGTTGGCTGCAACAGTCAGCCTTTCCAACTTTATAGGCTGTCATTGCTTGTAGCAAAGGCTTTaccttgagctagttggtcataAGTACTTATGCAAAGATCTAGGCTTGAAGACGGCAAAGATCATTGTATGCAGCATAGGTGCCAACTACTGTCACGATGGTGTAGTTCCTGTGCCTATTTGGCAGTGAATAAAACCAGTTAGTGGTTGGCACTCTTCCTGTCTAACTTATTCTTTGTCTTGTCTTCTTGCCTAGATGTTTGCACAAGTGTATTATTGCTTTCCATGATTCAAAGCATAAGATGAGCTTTGGGTTGCTTGAAGGGGTGGTAGACAGTACATATTAGACAAGAACACTGACACACAAAGCACAAGCACTCTGGCTTTCCACTGTCATGGACCAAGTAGCCTGATCATATTGCCTGCTAACTGGAATAGTTTTCTAGCACATATATCTGGAGTTTGGGCCAAACTGTGTGCCGAATGTTACCAGAACAGCCCTTCTGCACTCACTAATAGAAAGGAGGCATCAAATGACTGCGCAGGAGGAACACTGTGGACACTGAGTTCCTGGTCAGAAAACATTCAAAAGTCAGATGTCTATTTTGAACATCCACGTCCACTTCAAGTGCACAGCAAGGCATGCTAAACATTCAACGGTGGGAGTACACTTGTGAAGTCAATGAATTAATAAAGTTGCAACACCAGCGGTAGTTAGTAAACTCTCACGTGAAGGGGATGAAGGttcaactgaatgaaaccagcAGACAGTTATGCCAGGGAAAGCATaagggacattaattgttgtcttttatCTGTAGTGTAGCAATTgggacgtaaattgaaatgaattaaagtggatgaaaaatcaccctttccgtcagtgggatACAAACCCACAACCATCGAATTATGCATCTGATGCTCTAACACTTGAGTTACGATGGAAGGCGCTGCTTCCCTGTCCACTTCATTTGGCATTTCTGTAAGggtgatccctgggagtgttaaccAGCGCCGCTCATAGCCGGGATGAAGGTTGTGTCATGGATGCTTTGAGACCAGAAAATATGTGAGGATTGCTGTGAGAGTAGTCCATGCCCCACAAACAGGGCTATTCAGCAAAGGACAAAGCAAGCACGACACTGCACATGGTCATCCGAGTCTGTGGCTGCTATTAACCAGCTGAACTGGACAAACTGACATTCCAAACATGGTAAAAGGGCATCTTCCCGTTCCAGTTGGCATGGAAAGAATCTTCCACCAGGCACCATTGCAAATATTAGTTACTGCTGGAGGTTGCTATGTGCTGTCTAAGGAACGTTGTACGAAGAAAGTTTTTCCTATCGCTTCATTGTTGAAGGAAATTCAAATGTGTCGTTACCGTGCCATTGAGCACCACTATTAACAGCGACGCTCTCGTCCTTTATAGAAGTTTAGTTTGTTCGTAGACTTCTAATGTTTTTATGGGTTACTGGAGCTGCTGGCTGCAGCGGCAGAGCTGGTAGCAACATCTTGTGGCATTTTGTTCACCTACAGCACGTTTGCAAAAGTTTCAGCGATGCCGGTGTTCTCATCACAACAAAAGTTCTGTGAGTTAATGATTATCCAACTGATAATGCCCTACTTCTATAGTTATGTGTGTAAATCGCTCCAATATTAGCTTTGTGTATGTCTGGTTAGGTTAGGCACCAACAGGTGTCGCTACCAGTGTTGCCTATCACATGTACTTCTCTGGTAACCCATAAATATGCACCTTCCCTGCATTCTCCCATGTGCTGTAGCCAAGGAGTTGTGTCATGTTTGTATGAAAAGCTGCACtcctgtttcttctttttctactcgGCTTCATGGTGCACTTACAGCACTCCACATTGGGTCATGTGCCATGATCGGCAATGCATGTTTCGTAGGGCGATTGCACTCTTGCTTGAAATGTGGCTTTCCTGAAAAGAAGTGCACGCACATTTCTGTTTGAAATTCGACCACATCCACGCCAAGGAGCTGTTTCATCCTTTGCAAACACGGTCACCACTGCCTATGCACTGCGCTTGTTTGTTTACAACGCTCAAACCTTGTAATGGGGCCTTTCGCGCAAAGGGCATTATAATGTCTGATACATGACAGCAAAGTTTTAGTGGGCTTGTTTAAGCAACTCAATTGATAACTAATTGCTATGGCAGTTGAAGTTTTAGTAGAGTAACATTTCATTGATTTTTGGAGGATATACATACTCATAATGGCCAGGGGATACATGTGAATTGATCTAATTTTCTTTGTCATAGAGTGGTGCTTGGGATTTCCGAGATTAAAGTTACCTCATTTCAATAATGAGGTAATGGATAACATAACAATGCACATAGTGCCAGTAAACATAGCGAGCTATCAATTTATGTAGTGCTGTTGCCTACTAGAATGTTGCCAGTCTTAGCTAATCCATTTGAGTATCTTGACAATGCCTGACATCTTTACTGCCCGCTATGTGCCTGGTTAAAGCTAAACAACACACCCTCTTGCCCAAAGACTGTGGCACATGTGCTGTCTTGCAGCCTTTT
The nucleotide sequence above comes from Rhipicephalus sanguineus isolate Rsan-2018 chromosome 8, BIME_Rsan_1.4, whole genome shotgun sequence. Encoded proteins:
- the LOC119401310 gene encoding protein FAM177A1 — translated: MADRAESAKLQQDCAPRKVLHFSDGVLQEDSSEEYEPPLTAAPVVDPRTLPWAPFLLHWALQLGTQALAVCDYLGEHLANWFGITAPKYRYEIEHGQVDDDEELKQEPGWQRPAELVQVTAQQPAQGPRY